A part of Caloenas nicobarica isolate bCalNic1 chromosome 10, bCalNic1.hap1, whole genome shotgun sequence genomic DNA contains:
- the GLCE gene encoding D-glucuronyl C5-epimerase isoform X2: MSFEGYNVEVRDRVKCISGVEGVPLSTQWGPQGYFYPIQIAQYGLSHYSKNLTEKPPHVEVYETAEDKDKTGRAAEWTVPKGCSLSTVPEKTKFTNVKQFVAPENTEGVSLQLGNTRDFIISFDLKFVTNGSISVVLETTEKNQLFTVHYVSNTQLIAFKDRDIYYGIGARTGWSTLTRDLLTDLRKGVGLSNTKAVKQTKIMPKRVVRLVAKGRGFLDNITISATAHMAAFFAASNWLVRNQDERGGWPIMVTRKLGEGFRSLDPGWYSAMAQGQAISTLVRAYLLTKDQAFLSSALRATAPYKLPSEQRGVKAVFMNRHDWYEEYPTSPSSFVLNGFMYSLIGLYDLKETAGEKLGKEARVLYERGMESLKAMLPLYDTGSGTIYDLRHFMLGTAPNLARWDYHTTHINQLQLLSTIDESPIFKEFVKRWKSYLRGGRAKHN, from the exons ATGTCCTTTGAGGGCTACAACGTGGAGGTTCGGGACAGAGTCAAGTGCATAAGTGGTGTCGAAG GCGTGCCGTTGTCCACGCAGTGGGGACCTCAAGGCTATTTCTACCCCATCCAGATCGCACAGTATGGGCTGAGTCACTACAGTAAGAACCTGACGGAGAAGCCGCCTCACGTCGAGGTGTACGAAACGGCCGAGGACAAGGACAAAACCGGCCGGGCCGCCGAGTGGACGGTGCCCAAAGGCTGCTCCCTGTCCACAGTACCCGAAAAAACCAAGTTCACCAACGTCAAACAGTTTGTCGCGCCAG aaaatacCGAGGGGGTATCTCTGCAGCTCGGGAACACCCgagattttattatttcttttgatcTCAAATTCGTAACAAACGGGAGCATTTCCGTGGTTCTCGAGACGACGGAGAAGAACCAGCTCTTCACCGTGCACTACGTGTCCAACACCCAGCTCATCGCTTTCAAGGACCGCGACATCTACTACGGCATCGGGGCCAGGACGGGCTGGAGCACCCTCACCAGAGACCTGCTCACCGACCTGCGCAAAGGCGTCGGGCTCTCCAACACGAAAGCCGTCAAGCAGACCAAAATCATGCCCAAGAGAGTGGTGAGGCTGGTGGCCAAGGGCAGAGGCTTCCTCGATAACATCACCATCTCGGCCACCGCTCACATGGCGGCTTTTTTCGCCGCCAGCAACTGGCTGGTGAGGAACCAGGATGAGAGGGGCGGCTGGCCCATCATGGTGACGAGGAAACTGGGGGAGGGCTTCAGGTCCTTGGACCCGGGCTGGTACTCGGCCATGGCACAAGGACAGGCCATCTCCACGCTGGTGCGGGCCTATCTCCTGACCAAGGACCAGGCGTTCCTCAGCTCGGCTCTGCGGGCCACGGCGCCCTACAAGCTGCCGTCGGAGCAGCGCGGGGTGAAAGCCGTCTTCATGAACCGGCACGACTGGTACGAGGAGTACCCGACCTCCCCCAGCTCCTTCGTGCTCAACGGCTTCATGTACTCCTTGATCGGGCTGTACGACTTGAAGGAAACGGCCGGGGagaagctggggaaggaggcGCGGGTGCTGTACGAGCGGGGCATGGAGTCCCTCAAGGCCATGCTCCCCCTCTACGACACCGGCTCGGGGACCATCTACGACCTCCGGCACTTCATGCTGGGCACGGCGCCCAACCTGGCGCGCTGGGACTACCACACCACCCA
- the GLCE gene encoding D-glucuronyl C5-epimerase isoform X1 yields the protein MRCLAARVNYKTLIVICALFTLVTVLLWNRCSSDRAGPFPRGLAERRAAAESDAGRAQSEEASPQEQQRAPPVAGAFNKAPGPKYEEIDCLINEEHTVKGRREGNEVFLPFSWVEKYFEVYGKIAQYDGYDRFEFSHSYSKVYTQRAPYHPDGVFMSFEGYNVEVRDRVKCISGVEGVPLSTQWGPQGYFYPIQIAQYGLSHYSKNLTEKPPHVEVYETAEDKDKTGRAAEWTVPKGCSLSTVPEKTKFTNVKQFVAPENTEGVSLQLGNTRDFIISFDLKFVTNGSISVVLETTEKNQLFTVHYVSNTQLIAFKDRDIYYGIGARTGWSTLTRDLLTDLRKGVGLSNTKAVKQTKIMPKRVVRLVAKGRGFLDNITISATAHMAAFFAASNWLVRNQDERGGWPIMVTRKLGEGFRSLDPGWYSAMAQGQAISTLVRAYLLTKDQAFLSSALRATAPYKLPSEQRGVKAVFMNRHDWYEEYPTSPSSFVLNGFMYSLIGLYDLKETAGEKLGKEARVLYERGMESLKAMLPLYDTGSGTIYDLRHFMLGTAPNLARWDYHTTHINQLQLLSTIDESPIFKEFVKRWKSYLRGGRAKHN from the exons ATGCGTTGCTTGGCAGCTCGGGTCAACTACAAGACTCTGATCGTCATCTGCGCCCTCTTCACGCTGGTGACGGTGCTGCTTTGGAACCGATGCTCCTCGGACCGGGCCGGCCCGTTCCCCCGCGGCCTGGCCGAGCGCCGGGCGGCCGCCGAGAGCGACGCGGGGCGGGCGCAGAGCGAGGAGGCGTCGCCCCAGGAGCAGCAACGCGCTCCCCCCGTCGCCGGGGCCTTCAACAAAGCCCCCGGGCCCAAGTACGAGGAGATTGACTGTCTGATCAACGAGGAGCACACGGTtaaagggaggagggaaggcaaCGAGGTCTTCCTGCCGTTCAGCTGGGTAGAGAAATACTTTGAGGTTTATGGGAAAATTGCGCAGTACGATGGTTATGACAGGTTTGAATTCTCTCATAGCTACTCCAAAGTATACACACAGCGAGCACCTTACCACCCCGACGGGGTCTTCATGTCCTTTGAGGGCTACAACGTGGAGGTTCGGGACAGAGTCAAGTGCATAAGTGGTGTCGAAG GCGTGCCGTTGTCCACGCAGTGGGGACCTCAAGGCTATTTCTACCCCATCCAGATCGCACAGTATGGGCTGAGTCACTACAGTAAGAACCTGACGGAGAAGCCGCCTCACGTCGAGGTGTACGAAACGGCCGAGGACAAGGACAAAACCGGCCGGGCCGCCGAGTGGACGGTGCCCAAAGGCTGCTCCCTGTCCACAGTACCCGAAAAAACCAAGTTCACCAACGTCAAACAGTTTGTCGCGCCAG aaaatacCGAGGGGGTATCTCTGCAGCTCGGGAACACCCgagattttattatttcttttgatcTCAAATTCGTAACAAACGGGAGCATTTCCGTGGTTCTCGAGACGACGGAGAAGAACCAGCTCTTCACCGTGCACTACGTGTCCAACACCCAGCTCATCGCTTTCAAGGACCGCGACATCTACTACGGCATCGGGGCCAGGACGGGCTGGAGCACCCTCACCAGAGACCTGCTCACCGACCTGCGCAAAGGCGTCGGGCTCTCCAACACGAAAGCCGTCAAGCAGACCAAAATCATGCCCAAGAGAGTGGTGAGGCTGGTGGCCAAGGGCAGAGGCTTCCTCGATAACATCACCATCTCGGCCACCGCTCACATGGCGGCTTTTTTCGCCGCCAGCAACTGGCTGGTGAGGAACCAGGATGAGAGGGGCGGCTGGCCCATCATGGTGACGAGGAAACTGGGGGAGGGCTTCAGGTCCTTGGACCCGGGCTGGTACTCGGCCATGGCACAAGGACAGGCCATCTCCACGCTGGTGCGGGCCTATCTCCTGACCAAGGACCAGGCGTTCCTCAGCTCGGCTCTGCGGGCCACGGCGCCCTACAAGCTGCCGTCGGAGCAGCGCGGGGTGAAAGCCGTCTTCATGAACCGGCACGACTGGTACGAGGAGTACCCGACCTCCCCCAGCTCCTTCGTGCTCAACGGCTTCATGTACTCCTTGATCGGGCTGTACGACTTGAAGGAAACGGCCGGGGagaagctggggaaggaggcGCGGGTGCTGTACGAGCGGGGCATGGAGTCCCTCAAGGCCATGCTCCCCCTCTACGACACCGGCTCGGGGACCATCTACGACCTCCGGCACTTCATGCTGGGCACGGCGCCCAACCTGGCGCGCTGGGACTACCACACCACCCA